The Thermodesulfobacteriota bacterium genome segment ATACCCACCGGGTTTGCTCCCCATGCACCCAATATCTGGGCAGCCCCACCTGAAGCTCTCAAATCCAGCCCCTGAATGTCTTTTAAAGTCCTGACAGGTACTTTAGACATGATATTGGTAGGAGCGGTGGTAAACATAGCCAGAACTTTGACCTTGGCAAATGCTTTGGGTTTATACTTTTTATAAATATCCAACAGAACAAGGCTACCCGCCCTTGAATTGGGAATTCCCATAGGCAGGCTGGTGGCATTGGTCACCACAAAACGTCCAGGTTGATAAGCCATGCACAGGCATCCGATATCAGCCTGTCCGGCGATAACACCATCCATCATGGCTTTGGCGCCGAGCAATGTGCCTCCCGGAAAGGTTTGAATTGCAACAGCACCGTTGGTCCGTTTTTCCACCTCTTTTTTCCACCTTTCCATCTGAACGCACGGAAATGTGGGTGCAGGCGGAAAGTTGGCGTAGCTTAGTTTAATCGCACCGGCGGTGGCCGATACCGGCATAAAGATGGTCACAGTAAATGCTGCAATAAGAATTCCGGCAACAATCATTCCTGACTTTCGTTTCATTTCGAAGCCCTCCTTTTATAAGTATTCACATTACGATAATCCCCTTAGCCTCCTGAAATTGTTTGAACAAGACCCGGTTATTTTCTTTGAAATACTCTGTTAAACTTTCACCTCCTTCCATACGATTTGCCAGGCTAGTCGACATACAAAAGCGTTCATTTTTGTAACCCTCAGGTGGATAGGCTTAAGGTCTAAGACTGTTAGAAAAAAGAAAAACCACAACGCATTTTGAAGCCATGCTGGTATAACAATCTAATATTCCCGTCGAGTCATGACAATCGCGCTCTTCCATCCCCTTCAGCCTTCAGTCTAAACGCCTTCAGCCTTACTACGTGATTAGTTGC includes the following:
- a CDS encoding TRAP transporter substrate-binding protein — translated: MKRKSGMIVAGILIAAFTVTIFMPVSATAGAIKLSYANFPPAPTFPCVQMERWKKEVEKRTNGAVAIQTFPGGTLLGAKAMMDGVIAGQADIGCLCMAYQPGRFVVTNATSLPMGIPNSRAGSLVLLDIYKKYKPKAFAKVKVLAMFTTAPTNIMSKVPVRTLKDIQGLDLRASGGAAQILGAWGANPVGMPMPATVEALQKGVVKGLYSSLETMKDFKFAEMCGYVTMTNTVIYPFSVVMNMDKWNALPKKVQKVMDKLVVEQSEWTGNYMDEHVKESVSWSKKTHNVEFITLSKKEKAKWDKKLQFLNDKWIAGAKEKGLPAKKIVKDIKKLVSKYSK